The region CGACGCGCAGCGCGTTGTCCGAGGCGTCATACATGCCAAGCCGGCTCGCCAGCACATCCATATACATCTCCGGCACCTGGCCTTGCCGCGTCGGCTCGCTTAACAATTGATGCACTACCGGGCCAAGACACGCCACCGCCTTCAGGCGTGGCGCCTCCAGATACGCCAGCCGCACCGCCACGTTCGCCCCGAAGCGGAACCCAAACGCCGCCACACGGGTGTGATCGACCCACGGCAGCGTCGGCAGCGCCTGCAACACATGCTGATGCAGAAAGCTCGAATCCTGGGTGAGCGTCCATTTCGCTGACGCGCCGACGGACGGCATATCGATGGTCAGCATGGCGATCCCGAGCGGCGCGAAGTAGCGCTCGAAAAGATTAAAGTAGTCGCTTTGCAGCGAATCGAGACCGCCGCAAATCAGCACCGTCGGGAACGGCCCTTGCCCGCCTTTGGGCAGATGCAAAAAGCCGGTGATGGACGCGCCGCCGGGAATGGCGAACGTCAGCTCGCGCAGTTCGCCGGAGAGCCGCGTGGCCGCTTCTTCATAAGCCCGGTTGGCGAGCGCCTGCGCCTGTTCGGCCAGCGCGTCGCCCTTCAGATGCGGATACGCGGCGATACTGTAAAGTGTCGACGCCATCAGCCACGCCTTGCCGATGGCGTGTTCGTCCGTTTCCTGCCCCGCGCGCTGCTGCCACGTCATCGCCTGCTTCGACCACTCGTAATTCCAGTTGCCGCCGCGATAGCCGACCACCGTGTCATACAGGGCGGGATCGGTGCGCTCGGCATCGCTTAATACAATGCGCGACTGCACCTCAAGAATTTCCAGCGGATCGACGCCGCGCCAGACCCACATCAGGCGGTTTATCATGCGGTACCAGTGCGGCACCGTTTTGCCATCCAGCGCGGACTGAATGACCGGAGGCGGGGCATGCTGAAGCCGACGCACCAGCGTCGACGTTTCGGGGTGCTTAAACCGTGGCTTAAACAGGGTTTCGCTCAGATTTGCCTGCGACATGCTCTGCCTCCGTGAAAACGTCACAAAGCTTAATTGTACTCGCAGGCGATGGATAAAAACAAAAACGCCCGGCGGTGCCGGGCGTAAAGATGCGTAAGGGCGGGATTAACGGCCAGACAGTGGCGGTACAAAGACCACGCCCATGTCCCACGGCTGCTCGATCCAGGTGTCCTGCGGAATGTCGATAACGTAGTCATCCACCAGCGGCTGGCCTGCCGGCTTAGCGAAAATGGTCACGAAACGGGCTTTTGGGTACATTTCGCGGATAGCCACCGCGGTGCCGCCGGTATCCACCAGATCGTCCACCACGATAAAGCCTTCGCCATCGCCTTCGGCGCGCTTGATAACCTTCAGTTCGCGCTGGTTGTCATGGTCGTAGCTGGAGATACAGACGGTATCAACGTGACGGATACCCAGTTCGCGCGCCAGCAGCGCGCCCGGCACCAGACCGCCGCGGCTGACGGCGATAATGCCTTTCCACTGCTCGGCCGGCAGCAGGCGGCTCGCCAGCTTGCGTGCATGGATCTGTAACATATCCCAGGTGACAACGTATTTTTCGCTCATGTGAAGTGTCCCGGCCAGTTTAAAAAACGGCTTAAAAAGTGTTCAGGGGGAAAATAGGTTGCGCGAGATTATAGAGATCTGAACCGCTAAAAACCAGTGCCATGCGGCACGGGCCGTGGTTTTTGCTCGCTTTGGTCTGCACGGCATAAAAGAAAGTGGTATTCTCGGGCTATTGCCCAGGCCCGTCTTGCGGCACATCACAACGATAACCCAGAGGCCCGTTCGCCGCATTGCAGCGGGCTCAGTCAAGGAGACTTAACGTGTCTGAACTGTCTCAACTCTCCCCTCAACCGCTGTGGGATATTTTCGCGAAAATCTGCTCCATTCCTCATCCTTCCTATCATGAAGAACAACTCGCCGAACACATCATGGGCTGGGCGAAGGAAAAAGGCCTGTTCGCCGAGCGCGACCAGGTGGGCAACATTTTAATTCGCAAACCGGCGACCGCCGGCATGGAAAACCGCAAGCCGGTCGTGCTGCAGGCGCACCTTGACATGGTGCCGCAGAAAAATAACGACACCGTTCATGACTTCACCAAAGATCCTATCCAGCCGTACATTGACGGCGAGTGGGTGAAAGCGCGCGGCACCACGCTTGGCGCGGACAACGGCATCGGTATGGCCTCCGCGCTGGCGGTGCTGGCGGATGATGCCGTTGAACATGGCCCGCTGGAAGTGCTGCTGACCATGACCGAAGAAGCCGGTATGGACGGTGCGTTCGGTCTGCAGGCCGACTGGTTGCAGGCGGACATCCTGATCAATACCGATTCCGAAGAGGAAGGCGAAATCTACATGGGTTGCGCCGGCGGCATCGATTTTATCTCCACGCTGACGCTTTCCCGCGAAGCGATCCCGGCCGGTTTCGAGGCGTTTAAACTGACGCTCAAAGGGCTGAAAGGCGGCCACTCCGGCGGCGATATCCACCTGGGTCTCGGCAACGCTAATAAACTGCTGGCCCGTTTCCTGTTCGCACATGCAAAAGCGTTAGATCTGCGTCTGGTGGATTTCAACGGCGGCACGCTGCGTAACGCTATCCCGCGCGAAGCGTTCGCGACCGTCGCGGTGCCTGCCGCTAAAGCGGACGAGCTGAAAACGCTGGCGAATACCTATCTCGATATCCTGAAAAATGAGCTCTCTGTTAAAGAGAAGAACATTACCGTTCTGCTGGAGTCGGCGAGCACGGATAAAGCCGCGCTGACCGCACAGAGCCGCGATGCGTTTGTGGCGCTGCTGAACGCGATGCCGAACGGCGTCATCCGTAACTCTGACGTCGCCAAAGGCGTGGTGGAAACCTCCCTGAACGTGGGCGTGGTCACCATGAACGACGAGCAGGCGGAAATCATCTGCCTGATCCGCTCGCTTATCGACAGCGGTAAAGATTACGTGGTGGGCATGCTGAACGCGCTGGGCCAGCTGGCGGGCGCGCAGAGCGTCGCTAAAGGCAGCTACCCGGGCTGGCAGCCGGACGCGAATTCGCCGGTGATGCATCTGGTGCGCGAAACCTACCAGCGTCTGTTTAACAAAACGCCGAATATCCAGGTTATCCACGCCGGGCTGGAATGTGGTCTGTTCAAAAAACCGTACCCGCAGATGGATATGGTTTCCATCGGGCCAACCATCACCGGGCCGCACTCGCCGGATGAGCAGGTCCATATCGAAAGCGTGGGCCAGTACTGGACCCTGCTGACCGAGCTGCTGAAAGCGATCCCGGTTAAATAAGCGTTTAAGCGGAATGCAGAATAAAGGCGGCTCTGAGGCCGCCTTTTTATTTGCGGCGTCGCGAGACATGTTTGAAGGATGGGGACGGGAGGTGCCGTTAGCGTCGTTTGCGGAGGTCGGGCGCGCTGCGCTTCCCCGCCCTACGCCCCCCGCCGGTCATCGTCATGCAGGTGAGTAAACGCAGCGCCCACCAGCCCGACCGGGAAAACCTCAAAGCCCCAGCACCAGCTGGCGTTCGAGTTGCGGATCAAGCAGCGTCACGTGCAGCCCCACCAGCCGCACGCCGCGCCCGGCGCGCCGCTCATCCCAGGTTTTTTTTGCGGTCGCGATCAGGTCTTCTTTATTCAGGCGCGGCCAGACATGTTCCTGAGTGGTCAGCTGAAAATCATTAAATTTGAGTTTAACGCCCTGTCGCGCGATGCGCAGATCGGGTTTGACCTTCGCGAGCCGCAGTTCGAGCTCCGGATAAAGCCGTTCGATGATAGCCTCGCACTCTGCCCATTCATGGATATCTTCCGCAAGCGTGCGCTCGACACCCACCGATTTCCGCTGGCGATCCGGGCTGATTTCACGCTCATCGATGCCGTGGCTGCGCTCCCATAACACCCGGCCAAACTTTCCGAAGCGTTTAAGCAGCGAGGCCAGATCGCTGTTCTGCACATCTTCACAGGTACGCAGCCCCAGCCCTTCGAGCTTGCCTGCCGTCACTTTGCCGACGCCGGGGATTTTGCCAAGCGGCAGCGATTTCAAAAATGCGGGCACCGCTTGCGGCGTAATAACATATTGTC is a window of Cronobacter muytjensii ATCC 51329 DNA encoding:
- the pepD gene encoding cytosol nonspecific dipeptidase, which codes for MSELSQLSPQPLWDIFAKICSIPHPSYHEEQLAEHIMGWAKEKGLFAERDQVGNILIRKPATAGMENRKPVVLQAHLDMVPQKNNDTVHDFTKDPIQPYIDGEWVKARGTTLGADNGIGMASALAVLADDAVEHGPLEVLLTMTEEAGMDGAFGLQADWLQADILINTDSEEEGEIYMGCAGGIDFISTLTLSREAIPAGFEAFKLTLKGLKGGHSGGDIHLGLGNANKLLARFLFAHAKALDLRLVDFNGGTLRNAIPREAFATVAVPAAKADELKTLANTYLDILKNELSVKEKNITVLLESASTDKAALTAQSRDAFVALLNAMPNGVIRNSDVAKGVVETSLNVGVVTMNDEQAEIICLIRSLIDSGKDYVVGMLNALGQLAGAQSVAKGSYPGWQPDANSPVMHLVRETYQRLFNKTPNIQVIHAGLECGLFKKPYPQMDMVSIGPTITGPHSPDEQVHIESVGQYWTLLTELLKAIPVK
- the dinB gene encoding DNA polymerase IV, translating into MRKIIHVDMDCFFAAVEMRDNPALRDIPLAIGGSRERRGVISTANYPARKYGVRSAMPTGMALKLCPHLTLLPGRFDAYKEASAHIRDIFSRYTPLIEPLSLDEAYLDVTDSPHCYGSATLMAREIRQTIFNELQLTASAGVAPIKFLAKIASDMNKPNGQYVITPQAVPAFLKSLPLGKIPGVGKVTAGKLEGLGLRTCEDVQNSDLASLLKRFGKFGRVLWERSHGIDEREISPDRQRKSVGVERTLAEDIHEWAECEAIIERLYPELELRLAKVKPDLRIARQGVKLKFNDFQLTTQEHVWPRLNKEDLIATAKKTWDERRAGRGVRLVGLHVTLLDPQLERQLVLGL
- the frsA gene encoding esterase FrsA — its product is MSQANLSETLFKPRFKHPETSTLVRRLQHAPPPVIQSALDGKTVPHWYRMINRLMWVWRGVDPLEILEVQSRIVLSDAERTDPALYDTVVGYRGGNWNYEWSKQAMTWQQRAGQETDEHAIGKAWLMASTLYSIAAYPHLKGDALAEQAQALANRAYEEAATRLSGELRELTFAIPGGASITGFLHLPKGGQGPFPTVLICGGLDSLQSDYFNLFERYFAPLGIAMLTIDMPSVGASAKWTLTQDSSFLHQHVLQALPTLPWVDHTRVAAFGFRFGANVAVRLAYLEAPRLKAVACLGPVVHQLLSEPTRQGQVPEMYMDVLASRLGMYDASDNALRVELNRYSLKTQGLLGRRCPTPMLAGFWKNDPFSPEEEARLIASSSVAGKLLEIPTSPVYSNFDKALHEISGWVNHKLR
- the gpt gene encoding xanthine phosphoribosyltransferase — its product is MSEKYVVTWDMLQIHARKLASRLLPAEQWKGIIAVSRGGLVPGALLARELGIRHVDTVCISSYDHDNQRELKVIKRAEGDGEGFIVVDDLVDTGGTAVAIREMYPKARFVTIFAKPAGQPLVDDYVIDIPQDTWIEQPWDMGVVFVPPLSGR